The following are encoded together in the Pygocentrus nattereri isolate fPygNat1 chromosome 3, fPygNat1.pri, whole genome shotgun sequence genome:
- the LOC108434182 gene encoding solute carrier family 52, riboflavin transporter, member 3-B-like, whose amino-acid sequence MALLTHVLACLFGIGSWVAINGMWVELPLVVPEIPEGWYLPSYLTVIIQLANIGPLFITLMHRFKPGALDERPVIYTIVVMGVVATFLLAFLWKHTLVVGGAVHSVALLSLSFLLSVVDCTSSVTFLPFMMRLPPQYLTSYFVGEGLSGLIPALVALIQGVGMVQCKNATANANVSMENSTWGSGGELVAHYEQANFSAQVFFLFLSVMMIVCLGAFLMLNHLPAVAKERKCERYLDDATHREKAGVGLSLQNSVPEQKPMLDSSESPVKEPRSSFGKGTFSRAQLVFIFVVLAWVNALTNAVLPSVQSYSCLPYGNQAYHLATTMAAVANPVACFIAMFVPNRSLVLMAVLTVTGTGFGAYIMAMAALSPCPLLVHHDMGAALVVITWVVFVLTLSYVKVIIGVILRDEGHSALIWCGAVVQLGSMLGAMSMFPLVSIYELFKSGDPCNTKCPK is encoded by the exons ATGGCGTTGTTGACACATGTGCTGGCCTGCCTCTTTGGCATTGGTTCATGGGTTGCCATCAATGGGATGTGGGTGGAGCTCCCACTGGTTGTACCTGAGATTCCTGAGGGCTGGTACCTGCCCTCCTACCTCACTGTCATCATCCAGTTGGCCAACATCGGTCCACTCTTCATCACACTCATGCACCGCTTCAAGCCAGGAGCTCTGGATGAGCGGCCAGTTATCTACACTATCGTAGTAATGGGTGTTGTAGCCACCTTCCTCCTGGCCTTCCTCTGGAAGCACACACTAGTTGTGGGGGGTGCTGTACACAGTGTGGCCCTGCTGTCTCTCAGTTTTCTTCTATCAGTGGTGGACTGCACATCTTCTGTCACCTTCCTCCCCTTTATGATGAGGCTCCCGCCTCAGTACCTCACCAGTTATTTTGTTGGGGAGGGTCTGAGTGGTTTGATTCCAGCGCTGGTGGCACTTATTCAGGGAGTAGGGATGGTTCAATGCAAGAATGCTACAGCTAATGCAAACGTTAGCATGGAGAACTCCACCTGGGGGTCAGGTGGTGAACTGGTGGCACATTATGAGCAAGCCAACTTCTCTGCTCAGGTCTTCTTCCTGTTCCTCAGTGTAATGATGATAGTGTGCCTGGGCGCTTTCCTGATGCTCAACCACCTCCCTGCTGTGGCCAAGGAACGCAAGTGTGAGCGCTACCTTGATGATGCCACGCACAGAGAGAAGGCTGGTGTTGGCCTCTCTCTGCAGAACTCTGTTCCAGAACAGAAACCCATGCTGGATTCCTCAGAGAGTCCAGTGAAAGAACCTCGCAGCAGCTTTGGCAAAGGCACCTTCAGCAGAGCACAGCTGGTCTTCATCTTTGTGGTCCTGGCCTGGGTCAATGCACTAACTAATGCAGTCCTCCCTTCAGTACAGTCCTACTCCTGCCTCCCTTACGGAAATCAGGCCTATCACCTGGCAACAACCATGGCTGCAGTGGCCAACCCTGTGGCTTGCTTCATTGCCATGTTTGTGCCAAACAG GTCCTTGGTTCTGATGGCGGTTCTCACAGTGACTGGTACAGGATTTGGGGCCTACATCATGGCCATGGCAGCACTGAGTCCTTGCCCTCTATTGGTACATCATGATATGGGAGCTGCACTTGTG GTCATAACATGGGTGGTGTTTGTCCTCACTCTATCCTATGTGAAGGTGATCATTGGGGTGATCCTGAGAGATGAAGGACACAGCGCCCTCATATGGTGTGGTGCTGTAGTACAGCTTGGCTCCATGTTAGGTGCCATGTCGATGTTTCCTCTCGTTAGTATTTATGAACTATTCAAATCAGGGGATCCATGTAACACTAAATGTCCTAAATGA